The sequence ATTGGGAGGGTTGCTATCGCTCTTTAGGGTTTGATTTTGCGTATAATCACCATTGAGGGCCAGcgatataattattttatttatttcatgTTGATGACTACAATACCTTCCTTTCGAGTTTTAGAACTAGTGTGGCTTGCTTCTAAATGTAATTTTCAGAATCTGAGGAGTCTCCTAACTCGTGCTAATATCTGAAGTTGAAGGATTTAAAATTTGTACCAGTGATGTTGTCTTTCTTTATCTGTTGGAAACATTTCTTAAAACCTTTCATCATGCTTGAGTGCCTAGACCGAGTAACCCAAGCTGCATAAATTATCTGACTTGAAAAGAAGCCCATGTCATGGCTTGTTCCTGGAACCAATGGTGTACATTTTCCATGCATGTATTTTTAATTTTGCATATTATATGCCTAAAGAGAATCTTTCTCTCTTGGAATTTAATTAGCGCGATGCTTGAGATTTGATGTAGTTTGGGTTAGTGTTTTGTTTGGTAACTTTGCTGTActttgtgattttttttaaaaaaaattcagattctatAATTCTCTTCCACCAATAAGCAAGGGATACGGGACCCTGTGTTTGCTGACCACAGTGGCATGTCAGTTAGGAATACTTCCTCCTGCAAGTATTGCACTATACTATCCGTTTGTACTTTCACATTTTCAGGTACCATgctcaatctttttttttacccTACTAAGGTTTTTCTCTCCCTTATAATATTGCATAGTTTGTTCAGGAAGTCATCGTACTTAAATGTTTATGTTCTATAACAAGTGGCGTTGACATAACATGTATTGACAAGTTTATTAAGTTTAAGTAGCAGTCTTATTCATTGTAAAATTTTTTACCATTTTGTCCGCTGGGAATTCTGTTACTAGTCAGCAGTCCATTGTTCATTTTAATCTTGCTCATTTGTACATATCATTCTCTTTGGAGTGCTAAACAAGTCATCTTTTATATGTATTGGAGTCTTTGTGAAACCAATTTTCTGAAAATTATGCTGTTCTATTGCCTTTAGTCAAACAAGAGTTATATAATGAAAGAATATAAATCTAGCTCAGCTTATATTGGATTTATGCATTTGTTCTCTTTTCAATTAACTAGGCCTATCATGGTCATATAATGAAAGATATACACTAGGTCTACATTGTGCTGAGCAATCTTGTCGAGATTCTTGCAACATTGGTCAGTAGTGGGGTTCCCTTAAATTCTCGGACTAACGTTAACCTTATAATAACATGGCCCAATTTACAAGGCAATTTGAGGCATCTTATTAGGATCATTCACTGACCAATCCTCATTTAGCATGCTGTAACCTGCTTTATTGACCAATTATGCGAAAGCCGAAGGAAAAGGTATAGTGTTCAACATAAAAATGCCAATTGTCCTTGTTGGGTTTGACATCGTGGTGAATGCAGTCGTACATGCCACTTGTTTTTATGGCTATGGTTAGCAATCAAGGTATCTTATGCATGTCAACCAACAAAATCTCTTTGCATCATTGCCTTTCTTGACATGCAGCAAGAGAATCCATAGCCTTCTAGCAACTCATGTTCCAAGAGAGTGTCATCATTATTTACATTTTTCCTAGTATTCTTGGATGAATGATCACATTGCCACCCTGGTCTGTGACCAATATAATCATCGACCTTCACAAAATTGGTAAGATGCACCTttttttatgtatgtatgtattaaaGGTAAAAGTATTATTCTTAGGGTGTGTGCACTACTGCAACTAATTATCTCACTAATGAGCCAGGTGACCTTCTATGCTGAGTCCCTCATCATCACTTTTCAAGTAACATATGAAGTTTTATGATGTGCCTCTAGAAATATGCTTAGTTGCATTGAAGCTTTTTCACCTTTAGTTCAGGCCTTTGAATTGGTGAAAAGTACATCCATACTTAGGTTGCCTTCATACAGCTTAACTTCAGTTGGATCAACCCTAACCCAATGTGAACAGTGCTGCATTACTTATCTAATGCAACAAGCATTCCACTTGCTGAATGCCCCTTTATGTCtgtataattaataatatagaGTTGATTCCATCCTCACTAAAAAGGGTGGCCTAGTACACGAGGCTCCCACCATTAAGGGGTCTGGAGAGGGCCAGATTATGTAGCCTTACCCTCGTATGCAGAGAGGCATTTTCTGAGTTTTAAACCAACGACCTGTCAtcatggagcaaccttactgtTTTATCAAGGCTCACCCTCTCGATTCCATCATTACTAAATATATAATACGTCAACTTCTCTTTCACTAGCCTTTGAACTATTGTGGTAGTGGTAAGGATGACCTGAGGGAGTGAAATATGATATCCTTACTATAGAATCTTTTTTTGGCTTGGATTTGGTATGAAGCATATATAAGTTGTTCGGAAGGAGAAGGGGCCTTGCAGTCATCAGGGTAGGGAAGgataggaagaagatgagaaacAAGAATCAAGAACGGGGAAGTGGAGGAGAATATTGGTGATACAAGGATTTTGAAGATCATTAGGTTGGAACATAGAGGGGCACAGGTTGGTTGGGAGGTAGAAGACGCTAAAGGATGATTGGAGCTAGGTAGGGAGAAAGCGGACAATAAAGAATTTTTCCCAAGAATTAATGGAGTCATATACAATGGAGGAGTTGGTGGAATTTGGGCAAGAGGTGAAGAAAGAAGTATAAATGGACATGCAATCCTAAGCCATGGACTTGACCTATCACCAGGAGCACCAAGGAGTATATGTATATCAAGATTAATGGCCTCTCTTATGCACTTGCTGGTTGCAACCATTATTTTTCTCAAAGTAATTGTAATCCCTTGATATATTTATGTCCCTTCATAATCCCGATTGTGCCCACAAATTTAGATGGGAACTCTGACTCTTTATTATCTTTGCTATCAAAAgttttttttaccaaatactCATTGGCGGTCAGATGATCTTTAGTTGATCTAGAATATCCTCTGCTACGAAACTTTCATGTTTGATCATCACATCCTCCAGCAAGGTCATCTTTATTGAATCTTTTAGCATTGTTTAGGATATATTGACGCGAGCAAATCTATGGCTGGACTTCGTATCTTTCTTGGCTCCAATCTCTTGGTATCTTAAACACCAAATATATAGTAAATGTTGAAATCTAATAACATAACTGTAGGGCTATCAGTGGGGTGGACCACCCTGTTCAGCCTGAGCGGCTCAACCTGAAAAAAGATAAGGCTCAGGCTCTGTTTCACAGCCAcagaggggggagagggagagggagggagagagagggggagtgtGTGTGTTCTGAGCCAGGTCTGGGCATGTAAACTTGCTGAAAATGAACTTGGCCTGGTCCAGGACCAACCCGACCTGAAAACTTACCCAATACTCTGGTGCCAGCTTTGGCCTGGGCCTCTCTTGGGCTTGAGATAGGACATTATATGTTAATTGGATGTCCCATATGTCTAGTCTCAAACCCTGATTCAGTCTCATTGTGTCCCACATTTCCACGTTCTCCTAGTGGGATGCATAATATTTCACGCGAGAGAATAAAGATTTCTGTGAGAATATTTTGAATAATTCCGAACTAAATCTGACTTTATTTGCAGGTGTGGAGGTTGCTCacaaactttttctttcttggtaaATTTTCAATCAACTTTGGAATTCGTCTTCTCATGATGTAAGCTTCTGGGTATCCTTCTAGTTTTATTATGTGATTTTAGCAGATTTGCAGGAGTTTTAACAAAATTATCGTGCTTCTGACTTGATAATAAATGTATTTGGCTTGTAGAGCAAGATATGGAGTACAGTTGGAGAGAGGTCCTTTCGACAAGCGTACTGCAGACTTTTTATGGAtgatgatgtttggagcattcTCATTGTTGGTAAGTGAGATCTTCTTTTTGGATAGCCTCTTTCTCTACCATCATCTCtttgtaattaatatattttgatTGTAATATTGGGTGCTTGTAATCATAGAAATACTCCTCCAACAAGCTAGCTAACCTTTTCTTAATTTTGGTACTTAATAATTGTAGGCTTTGTCTGCCATCCCTCCTCTATGGTCCCCTTTCTTAGGGATTTCACTGGTCTTTATGCTTCTCTATGTTTGGAGCAGAGAGTTTCCAGATGCCCAGATCAACATTTATGGCCTTGTTACACTAAAAGTATGCTAACTTCAGTAATTCTTAGTTCCCCTAAAATTTTTGGTGAATCCTCACATTTGTATTTCCTTTGCTTTCATCTGTAGGCATTTTATCTACCATGGGCAATGCTTGCACTGGATGTTATCTTTGGTTCGCCGCTTATGCCTGACCTACTGGGAATTATCGCTGGGCATCTATACTACTTCCTAACGGTGTTGCATCCTCTTGCTGGTGGGAAAAATATTCTGAAGACTCCAAATTGGGTGTATCCTTTTTCATGTCATTCTGATGCACTATTACCTCTATTTCTGTGTTTTATCGGTGTGGGGTTTTCACCTGGCTCTTGTCAATCTACCAGTTATTTGTATTTATGCACCATTCCTTGGATGTGTTTAAGTCCCCATGCATTTGTCTGAAACTTCTATCGGCAGTCAAATGCATCATTCGTAACATTTGGGCTTGTTTGGATGTTCAATTACCCAATCCATAAGATATCTCCCATGCTGGTTAGGGGTTGCTAGGGAAAGGAAGAGAGGCGAAAAAGAATTGGAATGAAGAGATGATTCTTGGTACCCAAAAATTTTGTGAATACAGGGTCTATGAAGTCTCGTGATCCCTATAATTCTTGTGCCTCATGCCTTTCTTTCCCGCATTCCCACTCAGCTTGAGAGATATCACTTAAATGACCTGGTTTGCCATTCAACTTGGCTGTTATAAGTTACATTTATGAGTTTTCAGAGCCTAAGCTTCATCCAAGGAATGGGCCTACAATTTACCAAGTCTGTTTTTAAGACTGCTGTGGCAGCTGCCTATAAGGTGTCGTTAAACTGCTTGATCTTGTTTTTCTGGAAGAGTTTTCTTTGTAtggtaaaatatttctatgtatATTTTtgattgaaataatttctagttGATTTCAAAATGGACAAGACCATTTAATTCAGGAGCATTTGGTTGTGTACTCGAAGCAATCACCTCATCTAGGGAACCAAACAAGGCATTTCTTTCAGTGAGAACCTTGACTGTTTTGTTTTACAGACACAGATTAGTTGCTCGGTGGGCAATACGATCGCAAGCCTATTCCTCCGCGAGGCCTAATGATACGACTGCTGGTGTGGCCTTCCGGGGGCGAAGCTATAGGTTAAATAGATGACTGGATCATCCTAGCTGCGCAGCTAGTTGTGTTCTGCTTGAtgtaacttgttcttgaaggtcCTTTTAGGTTCAAGTTAGAAGTAAGAGAAAAAAGATTGTTATGTAGTTCAGTGAGCAATTTGAAAATCCTTGTTTCAACTCATGCTAATTGTGAATTGAGGAAGAAGTGTCATTTTCCGGAAATGTTATCGATCGAGATATATTTATGGTTACTGATCAGTGTCCGAGTCGATTAATACGATCTTAGTGGCATctgcatatttattttgcagCAAAGTCTCTTGGCAGGCAAGTATGATTATTCTCCACtacaaatttaaatattttcgaTACTGTGAAGAACTTTTTTCACTTGTGTATGTCGTCTCAAATTTACAAGCATGTTTTGCTTGAAAGCCCAACTTGGCTATAGATTCTGGTCAATATCTATCAAATTCTCAGATAAAAAATGCAAAATAGTTTGATTCAAGTCCCCAAACTTAGAGGAGATGTTtgagaatgtttttttttttttttttttttttttttgtggtaggAGGAACAGGGAGAAATGGTCCCTGATATGGAACCAGAATTTGTTAAGAAATATAAAGCTTTTGTACTCATCATTCCATTTTCATTGTATTGTATTGGTTGCTGGCTCCGGGCCATTCTTCCCGCTGCCCCTATCAAAagtaaaaaagagagaatatgaaaagaaaaagtaagGTCCTCCAGCCAAGTCCTATCGATAGCTTCGTAGCAACATGTGGCCAGCTATTCGCGCTTGTTCGGGCGTGCCTCTCGGCAAAACATTCCGGTAGATTTAGGCCAATATTGTCGTAAGGTTTATTGAGCTTTTAAAATGAAGATGACCGCAGTCGTTATGGCTTTTTATACTAAACATGTTttatgaggatccgtgcgggcatatatttagtcgcatattggttattcgctgaataaattttggatatttatacagaatcaagaaatctaaataatattttctgactagccttttttggatgagatcgtGGTTTATTACACAAGATATCAGAGTGGATCCGGCCCATAACCACCTATGTAAACTAGGggatactgcagcacggatccattggagtTGACCGCGAGCCTGATGAGGACGTCTGGACCTGAATGAGAGGAGTATGTGAGAATCCGTGCGGCGTATGTTTAgtttcacatcggttattcgctggatggatcttgggtacttatatagaatcaaaaaatttaaataatattttttgactagttattttggatgaggttttaAATTATTATCTACTTTCTAAAGGCCCGCATTATTTGGCAAAATTATTGTGCAtacaaataatataattatgtgACGTTATTGAGCCGTTTAATGCTTTGAGATTGAATCAACGGCCGCTGGGAAAACCTTGAGCTGGGCTCCACAGCGCGTGCCCAATTACCTTGTAAAGCAAAGCACCGCCGTCCGCGGCCATCCGGCCAAGCTGGTGTGGGCCCCGCTCGTACCAATCCCCTTTGGTCTCATCATCACACCCACGCTCAGATTTCTTTCCATCTTTCCTCCAAGGCAAATCTTGCCGCGGTCCCACCGCCGCATCCAATCAAATCAATCTCGGCCGTTGGATCTTCCGGACGATACAGAATACGCTCCTGTAGTGGCTTCACATCAGAAGCTCCCACCGGGAAGAGGTGGTACTCCTTCGTAATTTGGGGCCCATCGGTGGGCGAAACGTAATCGGGGAGCGCGCATTTTTCCCCTTTATTAAAGCCGGACATGAGGGGCGCTTATTCGATCGGGTTGAACGGGTGTTTGAACTACCGGAGGAGGCTTCACGTTTCTCCATCCAAAGTTATAGAAACCGAGACACCGAACGGAGgccaggaagaagagaagtgaGAAAGCGAGAGAGACAAGATGTCGTGGCAAACGTACGTCGACGAGCACCTCATGTGCGATCTCGACGGCCAGCACCTTACCGCCGCGGCAATCGTCGGGCACGATGGCAGCGTCTGGGCCCAGAGCTCATCGTTCCCTCAGGTATAATTCTTTCCGACATCGCTGGatcttagctttttttttttcatttgttttatATAGATCGGATTCCATCTGGATTCGGGAGGCATTTGATCCGCGCGAGGGTGGCGGACTAGATCGATCCCATGCGTGCATTGGATTTCGACGAGctcgtattttttttttgttcccgTCATCGTTTTCTGATGGATCGAGTAAATCTTGTTGGTTTCGATTCACAATATCTTTGCATGCAATGGTTTTGATTAAATATGATCAGTTTTGGTTCTGCATGCATTG is a genomic window of Phoenix dactylifera cultivar Barhee BC4 chromosome 4, palm_55x_up_171113_PBpolish2nd_filt_p, whole genome shotgun sequence containing:
- the LOC103714347 gene encoding derlin-1; the protein is MSTPAEFYNSLPPISKGYGTLCLLTTVACQLGILPPASIALYYPFVLSHFQVWRLLTNFFFLGKFSINFGIRLLMIARYGVQLERGPFDKRTADFLWMMMFGAFSLLALSAIPPLWSPFLGISLVFMLLYVWSREFPDAQINIYGLVTLKAFYLPWAMLALDVIFGSPLMPDLLGIIAGHLYYFLTVLHPLAGGKNILKTPNWVHRLVARWAIRSQAYSSARPNDTTAGVAFRGRSYRLNR